A single Spartobacteria bacterium DNA region contains:
- a CDS encoding prepilin-type N-terminal cleavage/methylation domain-containing protein, whose product MKKMRRNDGFTMVEILAVLLLIGILAAVATPKYLSLVKSARTKAVVSGIAEAKSSLATAYAKEYLDSGAAPSLAAVLTAAFGSGATLSAVTFGDIVVSVDTANDPTLTIHGVSVKSNSDIDAVNETWVLPSVM is encoded by the coding sequence ATGAAAAAGATGAGAAGAAATGATGGTTTTACGATGGTTGAAATTTTGGCAGTGCTGTTGCTCATTGGTATTCTGGCTGCCGTCGCGACCCCTAAATATTTGAGTTTGGTGAAGTCTGCTCGTACAAAAGCGGTGGTATCGGGTATCGCTGAGGCAAAATCCTCTTTGGCCACAGCTTATGCAAAAGAATATCTTGATTCTGGTGCAGCACCTAGTCTGGCTGCGGTTCTTACTGCTGCTTTTGGATCAGGTGCAACGCTTAGTGCGGTTACGTTTGGCGATATTGTTGTAAGTGTCGATACTGCTAACGACCCGACACTCACTATCCACGGTGTAAGCGTTAAAAGTAATTCTGATATTGACGCTGTGAATGAAACGTGGGTGTTACCGTCCGTTATGTAG